In Brachionichthys hirsutus isolate HB-005 chromosome 5, CSIRO-AGI_Bhir_v1, whole genome shotgun sequence, a single genomic region encodes these proteins:
- the usb1 gene encoding U6 snRNA phosphodiesterase 1 isoform X1, which translates to MLVGYSSSSEEEGSEVAAATVQTHGGPGKCNEEDCGRKKPKIDQEVPKARLPLPGCLLDMFQEEEISQTEDSALHDGRIRSFKHERGSWATYVYLQYHPKEDFRELLEELLSVAAACGVVLKQQEEFHLSLSQTVVLRHHWIQPFTQSLRAGLVHYKRFACSGDRLRVYCNAEKTRTFLGMEVCAGHVQLLDLVQAVDRTMKEFHLDTFYEDPSFHVSLAWCVGDVTGQMKECIQQLQSLVDDHEGPFLLRLECSELRCRTGNKTFCFPLQP; encoded by the exons ATGTTGGTTGgctacagcagcagctcggAGGAAGAGGGGAGCGAAGTGGCAGCGGCGACTGTTCAAACCCATGGCGGCCCTGGAAAGTGCAACGAGGAAGACTGTGGTAGGAAGAAACCCAAAATCGACCAGGAGGTTCCTAAAGCAAG ACTGCCTCTTCCTGGTTGCCTGTTGGACATGTTTCAAGAGGAAGAGATCTCACAGACTGAAGACAGCGCTCTTCATGATGGACGCATCCGTTCCTTCAAACACGAGAGAGGCAGCTGGGCCACCTACGTTTATTTGCAAT ACCATCCGAAGGAGGATTtcagggagctgctggaggagctgctctcAGTAGCAGCAGCTTGTGGTGTAGTTCTGAAACAACAAGAGGAGTTCCACCTGAGCCTTTCCCAGACTGTGGTGCTGAGACACCACTGGATCCAACCCTTCACACAGAGCCTCCGGGCAGGTCTGGTTCACTACAAGAG GTTTGCTTGCTCAGGGGACAGACTTCGGGTTTATTGTAATGCTGAGAAAACAAG GACCTTTCTAGGGATGGAAGTGTGTGCTGGGCATGTCCAGTTGTTGGATCTGGTCCAGGCAGTGGACAGAACAATGAAGGAATTCCACCTGGACACTTTTTATGAG GATCCATCTTTCCACGTGAGTCTGGCCTGGTGTGTCGGAGACGTGACGGGACAGATGAAGGAGTGcattcagcagctgcag AGTCTGGTTGATGATCACGAAGGACCGTTTCTGCTGAGGTTGGAGTGTTCAGAGCTGCGCTGCAGGACCGGGAACAAGACCTTCTGCTTCCCTCTTCAGCCCTGA
- the usb1 gene encoding U6 snRNA phosphodiesterase 1 isoform X2, which translates to MFQEEEISQTEDSALHDGRIRSFKHERGSWATYVYLQYHPKEDFRELLEELLSVAAACGVVLKQQEEFHLSLSQTVVLRHHWIQPFTQSLRAGLVHYKRFACSGDRLRVYCNAEKTRTFLGMEVCAGHVQLLDLVQAVDRTMKEFHLDTFYEDPSFHVSLAWCVGDVTGQMKECIQQLQSLVDDHEGPFLLRLECSELRCRTGNKTFCFPLQP; encoded by the exons ATGTTTCAAGAGGAAGAGATCTCACAGACTGAAGACAGCGCTCTTCATGATGGACGCATCCGTTCCTTCAAACACGAGAGAGGCAGCTGGGCCACCTACGTTTATTTGCAAT ACCATCCGAAGGAGGATTtcagggagctgctggaggagctgctctcAGTAGCAGCAGCTTGTGGTGTAGTTCTGAAACAACAAGAGGAGTTCCACCTGAGCCTTTCCCAGACTGTGGTGCTGAGACACCACTGGATCCAACCCTTCACACAGAGCCTCCGGGCAGGTCTGGTTCACTACAAGAG GTTTGCTTGCTCAGGGGACAGACTTCGGGTTTATTGTAATGCTGAGAAAACAAG GACCTTTCTAGGGATGGAAGTGTGTGCTGGGCATGTCCAGTTGTTGGATCTGGTCCAGGCAGTGGACAGAACAATGAAGGAATTCCACCTGGACACTTTTTATGAG GATCCATCTTTCCACGTGAGTCTGGCCTGGTGTGTCGGAGACGTGACGGGACAGATGAAGGAGTGcattcagcagctgcag AGTCTGGTTGATGATCACGAAGGACCGTTTCTGCTGAGGTTGGAGTGTTCAGAGCTGCGCTGCAGGACCGGGAACAAGACCTTCTGCTTCCCTCTTCAGCCCTGA